A stretch of Halosimplex halophilum DNA encodes these proteins:
- a CDS encoding YgaP family membrane protein: protein MKNNIGATDRVVRIAVGIALAAVGLASLGDLLGFGLTVGVALTLLGLVLAGTGLVRVCLLYRLLGVDTSGSR, encoded by the coding sequence ATGAAGAACAATATCGGTGCCACAGACAGAGTGGTCCGGATCGCCGTCGGCATCGCACTCGCGGCCGTGGGACTCGCGTCGCTCGGCGACCTGCTCGGCTTCGGCCTGACGGTCGGCGTAGCCCTGACGCTACTGGGTCTCGTGCTCGCTGGGACCGGGCTCGTCCGGGTCTGTCTCCTGTACCGTCTGCTGGGAGTGGACACGTCGGGGTCCCGCTAG
- a CDS encoding M20 family metallopeptidase, which produces MSDTTPPEYVRAHREELLSLTLDLLAIDTSNPPGDTREIVAEIERFLEPLSVDVERFVVDPAKPNLLVRLPGESDRTLLFNGHLDTVPFDADAWTRDPLGERTDDRVYGRGATDMKGAVASMLIAIQAFAATDTDPPVDLLFAFVSDEEVGGDAGLPALLEAGKLDADACVIGEPTCEEGRHSVTVADRGSIWLTLEATGDAAHGSRPILGENAIDRLYGAVETLRDRFGERRLEIPETVAPVVEESVEYYAPSMGRAVARDLFAYPSINLGTLEGGEAINSVPQSARAEIDVRLAAGVETSSVLADIRSCAADCEGVSITDVSWSVGTAEPIDSPLVDAVASTAESVSGERVFRRSATGGGDAKTLRNADIPTVEFAFGTDTVHAVDEYTTVDALVDNAVVYARLPAAWASATER; this is translated from the coding sequence ATGAGCGACACGACTCCCCCCGAGTACGTGCGAGCCCACCGCGAGGAACTGCTCTCGCTGACCCTCGATCTCCTCGCGATCGACACGTCGAACCCGCCCGGCGACACGCGCGAGATCGTCGCCGAAATCGAGCGGTTCCTCGAACCGCTTTCGGTCGACGTCGAGCGTTTCGTGGTCGATCCGGCGAAGCCGAACCTCCTCGTTCGACTCCCCGGCGAGTCCGACCGCACGCTGCTGTTCAACGGACACCTCGACACGGTGCCGTTCGACGCCGACGCGTGGACCCGCGATCCGCTCGGCGAGCGCACCGACGACCGCGTCTACGGTCGCGGTGCGACCGACATGAAAGGGGCCGTGGCGTCGATGCTCATCGCAATTCAGGCCTTCGCAGCCACCGACACCGACCCGCCAGTCGACCTCCTGTTCGCGTTCGTGAGCGACGAGGAAGTCGGCGGCGACGCGGGTCTCCCGGCGCTGCTGGAGGCCGGGAAGCTCGATGCGGACGCGTGCGTGATCGGCGAGCCGACCTGCGAGGAGGGTCGCCACTCCGTGACCGTCGCCGACCGCGGGAGCATCTGGCTGACGCTCGAGGCCACTGGAGACGCCGCCCACGGTTCGCGGCCAATTCTCGGCGAGAACGCGATCGACCGGCTCTACGGGGCCGTCGAGACCCTCCGCGATCGGTTCGGGGAGCGCCGGCTGGAGATCCCGGAGACGGTGGCACCAGTCGTCGAGGAGTCCGTCGAGTACTACGCGCCGTCGATGGGCCGAGCGGTCGCGCGCGATCTCTTCGCGTACCCGTCGATCAACCTGGGGACGCTGGAGGGCGGGGAGGCGATCAACAGCGTCCCGCAGTCCGCCCGTGCCGAGATCGACGTCCGTCTCGCGGCGGGCGTGGAGACGTCGTCGGTGCTCGCCGACATCAGGTCCTGTGCGGCCGACTGCGAGGGCGTCTCCATCACGGACGTGTCCTGGAGCGTGGGGACGGCCGAACCGATAGACAGCCCGCTCGTCGACGCGGTGGCGTCGACCGCGGAATCGGTAAGCGGCGAGCGCGTCTTCCGACGGAGCGCCACCGGCGGCGGCGACGCCAAGACGCTCCGTAACGCCGATATCCCGACCGTGGAGTTCGCGTTCGGCACCGACACCGTCCACGCCGTCGACGAGTACACGACCGTCGACGCGCTCGTGGACAACGCCGTCGTCTACGCGCGTCTGCCGGCGGCGTGGGCGTCGGCGACCGAACGGTAG
- a CDS encoding FAD-dependent oxidoreductase yields the protein MSETLVVVGGDAAGMSAASKAKREAPELDVVVFEKGEWVSYAACGMPYYVKGEVEDLDDLVAVTPEEFRDERDIDLRTGHEVVGIDPEVKTVTVEGDGEMFDRPYDRLLVATGASAIEPPLDGLDLDGVFTIHDMDEADAIETYVTEHSPDSAAIVGGGYVGIEMAEALSAHGVDVHLYEMLPHVLQPFGDAVAEVVEDHLREKGVQLHLDTAVSGFEGAERVERVTLDDESHPAEVAIVGVGVEPNADLAADAGIELGETGAITTDEYGRTNYENVYAAGDCAEARHVVTGEPDHVPLALTANRAGRAIGQTVAGDPESVGEIAGTAIVKAFDLGAARTGLLDEERARDAGFHPVSVTISAPTRAHYYPGGAELTVTLLADRDSGRLLGGSVVGREGAKRIDTVATALRAGLTVTELRNADLAYAPPFSPVWDPILTAAKVLEGELESE from the coding sequence ATGAGCGAGACGCTCGTGGTCGTCGGCGGTGACGCCGCGGGGATGAGTGCCGCGAGCAAGGCCAAGCGTGAAGCCCCGGAGCTGGACGTCGTCGTCTTCGAGAAAGGCGAGTGGGTCTCCTACGCCGCCTGCGGGATGCCCTACTACGTCAAGGGCGAGGTTGAGGACCTGGACGACCTGGTCGCCGTGACGCCCGAGGAGTTCCGCGACGAGCGGGATATCGACCTCCGGACCGGACACGAGGTCGTCGGCATCGACCCCGAGGTCAAAACCGTCACCGTCGAGGGTGACGGCGAGATGTTCGACCGGCCCTACGACCGTCTCCTCGTCGCGACGGGGGCGAGCGCCATCGAACCGCCGCTCGACGGCCTCGACCTCGACGGCGTGTTCACCATCCACGACATGGACGAGGCCGACGCCATCGAGACCTACGTCACCGAACACTCGCCCGACTCCGCAGCTATTGTCGGTGGTGGATACGTCGGCATTGAGATGGCCGAGGCATTGTCGGCACACGGCGTCGATGTCCATCTCTACGAGATGCTGCCGCACGTCCTCCAGCCGTTCGGTGACGCGGTGGCCGAAGTCGTCGAGGACCATCTCCGAGAGAAGGGGGTCCAGCTGCACCTCGACACCGCTGTCTCGGGCTTCGAGGGTGCCGAGCGTGTCGAGCGCGTCACGCTCGACGACGAGTCCCACCCTGCCGAGGTCGCAATCGTCGGCGTCGGTGTCGAACCGAACGCCGACCTCGCGGCGGACGCCGGCATCGAGCTGGGGGAGACCGGGGCGATCACGACTGACGAGTACGGCCGGACGAACTACGAGAACGTCTACGCCGCGGGTGACTGCGCCGAGGCGCGCCACGTCGTGACCGGCGAGCCGGACCACGTGCCACTGGCGCTGACAGCCAACCGCGCCGGTCGGGCAATCGGCCAGACAGTCGCCGGCGATCCGGAGTCAGTCGGCGAGATCGCCGGGACGGCGATCGTCAAGGCGTTCGACCTCGGAGCCGCCCGAACTGGACTCCTCGACGAGGAGCGGGCCCGGGACGCCGGCTTCCACCCCGTTTCGGTCACGATATCGGCGCCGACGCGAGCCCACTACTACCCAGGCGGTGCCGAACTCACCGTCACGCTGCTGGCCGACCGGGACTCCGGTCGGCTGCTGGGCGGGAGCGTCGTCGGCCGGGAAGGCGCGAAGCGCATCGACACGGTCGCGACGGCGCTCAGGGCGGGCCTGACGGTGACCGAGCTCCGGAACGCCGACCTGGCGTACGCGCCGCCGTTCAGCCCCGTCTGGGACCCAATTCTCACGGCGGCGAAGGTTCTCGAGGGGGAGTTAGAGAGCGAATGA
- a CDS encoding patatin-like phospholipase domain-containing protein produces the protein MRRRVHVSIGTAWRWLSANSSLADGVAPLESTLRDALGEALVGLASYEDGKYINQSTFTQHLRAAERKLFAALFDRADDAVAEPAGL, from the coding sequence ATGAGACGCCGCGTCCACGTATCGATCGGGACTGCCTGGAGGTGGTTGAGCGCGAATAGCTCACTTGCAGATGGCGTTGCCCCTCTCGAATCGACACTGAGGGATGCCCTCGGTGAAGCGTTGGTCGGTCTGGCTTCCTACGAAGATGGCAAGTACATCAACCAGTCGACGTTCACCCAGCACCTCCGCGCCGCGGAGCGAAAGCTGTTCGCGGCGCTGTTCGACCGTGCGGACGACGCAGTCGCCGAACCGGCTGGTCTGTGA
- a CDS encoding cell wall-binding repeat-containing protein, translating into MSDRSRRKFLRDLAALPAGATLGGAALTYREVRSSGQEGQGGPESADFDAGTVTTMTTRLAGANDYETATAFTQNVYQAINDHTRPGAAILINDSDLAAALPGVPLIHHPIDGAVLLTAQDSLPDATREEIERLHPEGVHVDGDVQVYIVGGERYISRDVEETVEQMGLKTRRTEGDTPAEVAANVDQYLSTIHANHRDTAFIADIGDPRLGIPAQSWNAHGGDGFLYVDGDRIPEVTQRQLEARFDEAYMYLLGDESRISTQVARELARFGHVQRIPQGSNPYRLSVGFAGYKDVGRNQGFVVGEWPRNIGWGIAESGHNFIFANPENWQTALPASVESHRGKHGPMLHVEQDSVPSTVENYLTNLIRPHEAAPYDRKYNHGWIVGDTDQISQRVQAQLHAMLQEPTGGQ; encoded by the coding sequence ATGAGCGACCGCAGTCGTCGGAAGTTTCTGCGCGACCTCGCCGCACTCCCGGCCGGGGCGACCCTGGGCGGTGCCGCGCTGACCTACCGAGAGGTCCGCTCGTCCGGACAAGAAGGACAGGGTGGGCCAGAATCCGCTGACTTCGACGCCGGGACCGTCACGACCATGACGACCCGACTCGCCGGTGCGAACGACTACGAGACGGCGACGGCGTTCACGCAGAACGTCTACCAGGCCATCAACGATCACACCCGCCCGGGGGCAGCGATCCTCATCAACGACAGTGATCTCGCCGCAGCGCTCCCGGGTGTTCCCCTCATCCATCATCCAATCGACGGTGCCGTCCTCCTGACAGCGCAGGACTCTCTCCCGGACGCGACGCGCGAGGAAATCGAACGGCTCCACCCCGAAGGTGTCCACGTCGACGGCGACGTTCAGGTGTATATCGTGGGCGGTGAGCGATACATCAGCCGCGATGTCGAGGAGACGGTCGAACAGATGGGGCTGAAGACGAGGCGGACCGAAGGAGACACACCCGCGGAAGTCGCGGCGAACGTCGACCAGTACCTTAGTACGATCCACGCGAATCACCGTGACACGGCCTTCATCGCGGACATCGGCGACCCCCGGCTCGGAATTCCGGCGCAGTCCTGGAACGCCCACGGCGGTGACGGCTTCCTCTACGTCGACGGTGATCGCATCCCAGAGGTCACGCAGCGACAGCTTGAGGCTCGCTTCGACGAGGCATACATGTACCTCCTTGGCGACGAGAGCCGGATCAGCACACAGGTCGCCCGCGAACTAGCACGGTTCGGCCACGTCCAGCGGATTCCACAGGGATCGAATCCGTACAGGCTGAGCGTCGGCTTTGCCGGCTACAAAGACGTCGGCCGTAATCAGGGGTTCGTCGTCGGCGAGTGGCCCCGGAACATCGGCTGGGGGATCGCCGAGAGCGGGCACAACTTCATCTTCGCGAATCCCGAAAACTGGCAGACGGCGCTCCCGGCGAGCGTCGAGAGCCACCGCGGGAAACACGGCCCGATGCTCCACGTCGAACAGGACTCCGTGCCGAGTACTGTCGAGAACTATCTAACCAATCTCATCCGGCCACACGAGGCCGCACCCTACGACCGGAAGTACAACCACGGCTGGATCGTCGGAGATACAGACCAGATCAGTCAGCGCGTCCAGGCACAGCTTCACGCAATGCTCCAAGAACCAACCGGTGGACAATGA